A stretch of Chaetodon auriga isolate fChaAug3 chromosome 21, fChaAug3.hap1, whole genome shotgun sequence DNA encodes these proteins:
- the LOC143339836 gene encoding copine-3-like isoform X1, with the protein MAAQCVTKVELTVSCENLLDKDIGSKSDPLCVLLMSSSDSQWYEVARTEKVQNCLCPKFAKKFVLDYYFEIVQKLRFGIYDIDNKTVDLSDDDFLGQLECTMGQVVSSKKLTRPLVLKNKSPAGKGTITISAEEIKDNRAVNFEVEARKLDNKDFFGKSDPYLEFYKQTETGWQLAHRTEVVKNNLNPTWRPFRIPLQSLCGGDMDKPIKVECYDHDNDGSHDLIGIFETTMTRLKEASRTSPAEFECVNSKKKQKKKGYKNSGVVSVKQCQVVKEYTFLDYVMGGCQINFTVAVDFTGSNGDPRSPQSLHYISPQGVNEYLSAIWSVGNVIQDYDSDKMFPAFGFGAQIPPTWQVSHEFPLNFNPANPFCAGVEGVVEAYRTCLPQVKLYGPTNFSPIINHVACFAKQALQQTTAAQYYVLLIITDGVITDMDETRNAIVNASRLPMSIIIVGVGGADFSAMEFLDGDDGCLRSRTGEAATRDIVQFVPFRKFQNAPREALAKSVLAEVPGQLVQFFNTMKLSPPNSNNPTPNPSGTI; encoded by the exons ATGGCTGCTCAGTGTGTGACCAAGGTGGAGCTGACTGTGTCCTGTGAGAATCTCCTGGACAAAGATATCGGCTCCAAATCtgatcctctgtgtgtcctgttaATGAGCAGCTCTGATTCCCAGTGGTATGAG GTCGCACGCACAGAGAAAGTCCAGAATTGCCTCTGCCCGAAGTTTGCAAAAAAGTTTGTCCTCGACTACTACTTTGAGATAGTGCAGAAGTTGAGGTTTGGGATTTATGACATCGACAACAAAACTGTTGACCTGAGTGACGATGACTTCCTGGGGCAACTGGAGTGCACCATGGGCCAG GTTGTGTCCAGCAAAAAACTGACCCGACCACTTGTCTTGAAGAACAAATCCCCTGCGGGCAAAGGGACCATCACA ATCAGTGCAGAAGAAATCAAAGATAACAGGGCGGTGAATTTTGAAGTTGAAGCAAGGAAACTGGACAACAAG GATTTCTTCGGGAAGTCCGACCCTTACCTGGAGTTCTACAAGCAGACAGAAACTGGATGGCAGCTGGCTCACAGGACGGAG GTGGTGAAGAACAACCTGAATCCAACATGGAGACCCTTTCGAATCCCCCTGCAGTCTCTCTGTGGAGGCGACATGGATAAACCTATAAAG GTTGAGTGTTACGACCATGACAACGATGGCTCCCACGATCTCATTGGAATCTTTGAGACTACAATGACACGCCTCAAAGAGGCATCACGAACATCTCCG gCTGAGTTTGAATGTGTCAACagtaaaaagaaacagaagaagaagggcTACAAGAACTCTGGTGTTGTGAGCGTGAAGCAGTGCCAG GTGGTGAAAGAATATACCTTCCTGGATTATGTTATGGGAGGCTGTCAGATCAACTTCACT GTGGCCGTTGACTTCACAGGCTCCAACGGGGATCCCAGGTCTCCTCAGTCTCTGCATTACATCAGTCCTCAGGGTGTTAACGAGTACCTCTCTGCTATCTGGTCCGTCGGCAATGTCATCCAGGACtatgacag CGACAAGATGTTTCCCGCCTTTGGCTTTGGAGCCCAAATTCCCCCCACATGGCAG GTTTCCCACGAGTTTCCTCTCAATTTCAACCCAGCAAATCCATTTTGTGCAG gCGTTGAAGGTGTGGTGGAGGCCTACAGGACGTGTCTGCCCCAGGTCAAACTCTATGGTCCCACCAACTTCTCCCCTATCATCAACCATGTAGCCTGCTTTGCTAAACAGGCCctccagcagaccactgcagca cAATACTATGTGCTGCTCATCATCACTGACGGAGTGATCACGGACATGGATGAGACACGCAATGCCATCGTCAATGCCTCCCGTCTGCCTATGTCAATCATCATTGTCGGGGTAGGCGGGGCGGACTTCAGTGCCATGGAGTTCCTGGATGGAGACGATGGATGCCTGCGTTCTCGGACTGGCGAGGCTGCCACGCGGGACATAGTCCAGTTTGTGCCATTCAGGAAGTTTCAAAAT
- the LOC143339836 gene encoding copine-3-like isoform X2, translating to MAAQCVTKVELTVSCENLLDKDIGSKSDPLCVLLMSSSDSQWYEVARTEKVQNCLCPKFAKKFVLDYYFEIVQKLRFGIYDIDNKTVDLSDDDFLGQLECTMGQVVSSKKLTRPLVLKNKSPAGKGTITISAEEIKDNRAVNFEVEARKLDNKDFFGKSDPYLEFYKQTETGWQLAHRTEVVKNNLNPTWRPFRIPLQSLCGGDMDKPIKVECYDHDNDGSHDLIGIFETTMTRLKEASRTSPAEFECVNSKKKQKKKGYKNSGVVSVKQCQVVKEYTFLDYVMGGCQINFTVAVDFTGSNGDPRSPQSLHYISPQGVNEYLSAIWSVGNVIQDYDSDKMFPAFGFGAQIPPTWQVSHEFPLNFNPANPFCAGVEGVVEAYRTCLPQVKLYGPTNFSPIINHVACFAKQALQQTTAAQYYVLLIITDGVITDMDETRNAIVNASRLPMSIIIVGVGGADFSAMEFLDGDDGCLRSRTGEAATRDIVQFVPFRKFQNAPSQALAQSVLAELPQQVASFFNLFKLKPPHDPNPS from the exons ATGGCTGCTCAGTGTGTGACCAAGGTGGAGCTGACTGTGTCCTGTGAGAATCTCCTGGACAAAGATATCGGCTCCAAATCtgatcctctgtgtgtcctgttaATGAGCAGCTCTGATTCCCAGTGGTATGAG GTCGCACGCACAGAGAAAGTCCAGAATTGCCTCTGCCCGAAGTTTGCAAAAAAGTTTGTCCTCGACTACTACTTTGAGATAGTGCAGAAGTTGAGGTTTGGGATTTATGACATCGACAACAAAACTGTTGACCTGAGTGACGATGACTTCCTGGGGCAACTGGAGTGCACCATGGGCCAG GTTGTGTCCAGCAAAAAACTGACCCGACCACTTGTCTTGAAGAACAAATCCCCTGCGGGCAAAGGGACCATCACA ATCAGTGCAGAAGAAATCAAAGATAACAGGGCGGTGAATTTTGAAGTTGAAGCAAGGAAACTGGACAACAAG GATTTCTTCGGGAAGTCCGACCCTTACCTGGAGTTCTACAAGCAGACAGAAACTGGATGGCAGCTGGCTCACAGGACGGAG GTGGTGAAGAACAACCTGAATCCAACATGGAGACCCTTTCGAATCCCCCTGCAGTCTCTCTGTGGAGGCGACATGGATAAACCTATAAAG GTTGAGTGTTACGACCATGACAACGATGGCTCCCACGATCTCATTGGAATCTTTGAGACTACAATGACACGCCTCAAAGAGGCATCACGAACATCTCCG gCTGAGTTTGAATGTGTCAACagtaaaaagaaacagaagaagaagggcTACAAGAACTCTGGTGTTGTGAGCGTGAAGCAGTGCCAG GTGGTGAAAGAATATACCTTCCTGGATTATGTTATGGGAGGCTGTCAGATCAACTTCACT GTGGCCGTTGACTTCACAGGCTCCAACGGGGATCCCAGGTCTCCTCAGTCTCTGCATTACATCAGTCCTCAGGGTGTTAACGAGTACCTCTCTGCTATCTGGTCCGTCGGCAATGTCATCCAGGACtatgacag CGACAAGATGTTTCCCGCCTTTGGCTTTGGAGCCCAAATTCCCCCCACATGGCAG GTTTCCCACGAGTTTCCTCTCAATTTCAACCCAGCAAATCCATTTTGTGCAG gCGTTGAAGGTGTGGTGGAGGCCTACAGGACGTGTCTGCCCCAGGTCAAACTCTATGGTCCCACCAACTTCTCCCCTATCATCAACCATGTAGCCTGCTTTGCTAAACAGGCCctccagcagaccactgcagca cAATACTATGTGCTGCTCATCATCACTGACGGAGTGATCACGGACATGGATGAGACACGCAATGCCATCGTCAATGCCTCCCGTCTGCCTATGTCAATCATCATTGTCGGGGTAGGCGGGGCGGACTTCAGTGCCATGGAGTTCCTGGATGGAGACGATGGATGCCTGCGTTCTCGGACTGGCGAGGCTGCCACGCGGGACATAGTCCAGTTTGTGCCATTCAGGAAGTTTCAAAAT GCGCCCAGCCAGGCTCTTGCCCAAAGCGTATTGGCCGAGTTACCGCAGCAAGTGGCCTCCTTCTTCAATTTATTCAAACTGAAGCCTCCACACGATCCCAATCCTTCATAG